GCCCGAGAAGTCCGCGTGGCGCTGCAGCCGATAGACGGCCGCGGGAGGCACGTTCGCCCACGCGATGCCGATGCGTTCCGCGCGAATGCCGATCGCCGCGAGCCGGCGGGCGGGAATCGGGCAGCGGGGCAGATAAGTGAACTGATAGAACGCGCCGCCCGGGCCGAGGTGCATTGCGAACGCGCCGTGCACGATCGCGATTGCCTGTTCGACAGGCATCGCGACGAGCGGCAGGCCGCTGACGACGGTGCTCGCGCGCGCGTCGCCGAACAGGCCGTGCGTGATGCCGAGCTCGGCTGCATCCATGTTCATGACCCGCAGCGCGGGGAAGCGGCGGCGCAGTGTCGCGGCGAACGCCGGATCGGCTTCGACGAGCACGAGCCGGTCCGCCGCGACGCCGCGCGACAGCAGCTCGCGCGTGAAGACGCCCGTGCCCGCGCCGAGCTCGATCACGCGCGCGCTATCGCCAGGGATCTGGGCGGTCATCAGGGCGGCGAGCGCGGGGCCGGACGGCGCGAGCGCGCCGACCTGTCGCGGATTGCGCAGCCAGGCACGCAGGAAGAGCGCGAGTTCGGGGATTCGCATGATCTGTTCCCGAGGAATTGAGCGACAAGCGGATCGCGACATCGTTCGGACGAAATCGGTTCCGACGCTACGACCGGCAAGCTAGCCTGCCACGTTCAAAAACACAGGCCATCATGTATTACCCGCTATGTTGCGCTCGCGCATGACGCGAACCGACGACGCGCAAGCCGGGTAACGCAGTGTGCGGCGTGACCGATGGATATCGCAAGCGGATGGGCGGCCGGCGCAGCGGCGGCGCACACGCTGGGCGATTGCGGCGCCGGCCAATGAGGCCGTGCCGCGGAAATGGTCGGGAGAAAAGGCGGCGAAAAAAAAGCCCTTGTGAAACAAGGGCTTTTGGGGTGTTTGGTGGTGGAGGCGGCGGGAATCGAACCCGCGTCCAGAAGCGGTCCACGACCAGTTCTACATGTTTAGTTCTGTCGTTTGATTTAACCGTGACGTCGCGGACGAACACGCTCCGTTACGGCGATTCACTCAATTTTCGACCTGGCCGTCGTGACGCCGGACAGGCTTAACTGACGTATATGACCTCTGTCGGTATTGCTACCGGTCTTGCGACACTAGCCCGTCAGTGAACTAGGCAGAGGACGGCGGCCCTTAGGCTGCCAGTGCGAACGTATCGTCGTTTGCAGTTACGTTTTTCCCATTGATTAACGAGGTGACGGGTCCTCGACATGCCCTAGCCGCTTCACAACCCCTGTCGAAACCAGGTCGCCCCCAGCGGATCAATCATTATAGCGCAACACGCGCAATAGTCGCTGCAGGTCGTCCGTCGTTTCGACGAGATGCTGCGCCTGCCAATCGGCGGGCGCGACGCCGTCGCCGCAATAGCCGTATGCGGCCGCAACCGTCGGCATGCCGGCGGCGCTGCCCGCCTGGATGTCGCGCAAATCGTCGCCGACATACACGATCCGCTCGGGCGCGAGCGACAGGCTCTGCGCGGCATGCAGCAGCGGGGCCGGATGCGGTTTCGGGTGCGACGCCGTGTCGCCGCTGACCACGCATGCCGCGCGCGCCGCGAGGCCGAGCAGTGCGACGAGCGGGTCGGTGAAGCGCGCGGCCTTGTTGGTCACGATGCCCCAGCGCACGCCGCGCGCGTCCAGGTCGTCCAGCAGCGCGCCGATGCCCGGAAAGAGCGTCGTGTGCACACACAGGTCGGTCGCGTAGTTGGCGAGGAATTCGTCGCGCAGCGCATCGAATTCCGCATCCGCGGGCACGATGCCGAACGCGCCGCCGATGAGCCCCCGGGCGCCGGCCGACGCGAGCGGGCGCAGCGCATCGAGGGGCGTTGGGGCGGCCCCGCGCGAGCGCTGCATCTTGTTGACCGCGGCCGCGAGGTCGGGCGCCGTATCGGCGAGCGTGCCGTCGAGATCGAACAGCACGGCCTCGCACGCTTCGAGGCGCGGCGCGCCGGACTGCGAGGCGGCGAAGGAGGGCGACGAAGAGCTCATGAATGCGATCGGTGCAAGTGGCGGGTCAGACGCTGCGGCGGCATGCGACGAGATAGTTGACGTCGGTATCGTTCGACAGCGCGAAGCGCTTTGCGAGCGGATGGTAGGTGATGCCCTTGATCTCGACGAGTTGCAGGCCGGCCGCGCGCACGAAGTGAGCGAGCTCCGACGGGCGGATGAAGCGCGCATAGTCGTGCGTGCCCTTCGGCAGCATCTGCGCGATGTATTCGGCGCCGATCACGGCGAGCAGGTAAGACTTCAGGTTGCGGTTCAGCGTCGAGAAGAACACCCAGCCGCCCGGCTTCACGAGCGTCGCGCACGCGGCGACGATGTTCGCGGGCGACGGCACATGCTCGAGCATCTCCATGCAGGTGACGACGTCGTATGCGCCCGGCTCGCGTGCGGCGAGCGCTTCAGCCGCGATCGCCTCGTAATCGACGCTCACGCCGCTTTCGAGGCTGTGCAGATCGGCGACGCCGAGCGCTTCCGTCGCAAGATCGATGCCCTTGACCTGCGCGCCGAGCGACGCCATCGATTCCGACAGGATGCCGCCGCCGCAGCCGATGTCGACCACGCGCTTGCCGGGCAGGTGCGCGTGCGCGTCGATCCAGTTCAGGCGAATCGGATTGAGATCGTGCAGCGGCTTGAATTCGGCGTTCGGATCCCACCATTTGTGAGCGAGGTCGCTGAATTTCTGGAGTTCGTGCGGATCGGCGTTCGTCATGTCGGCAAGCGGATGCGGGAAAGAGGGCGGCGGCGCGCCCGTCAAGCCACGAGTATATAAGCTAAGCGGGCGGGGTCGCCAGGCGTGCGGCCGCGGATCGGTCGGGCCGCGTCAATGAAAAAGCCCCGCCGAAGCGGGGCTTTTGAAGCAGATGCGAACGATTCGCGGCTTACTTCGCCGGAACGGTCGTCTTCTGCACTTCCTGCGTGCCGACCACTTCGACTTCCACGCGGCGGTCCGGTGCGAGGCAAGCGATGAGCTGCTTGCGGTTCTTCTGCTTGCAGGTGTTGCCCGTGATCGGGTTGCGCTTGCCCTTGCCTTCCGTGTAGACCTTGTTCGCCGGGACGCCCTTGCTGACGAGGTACGACTTGACGGCTTGCGCACGGCGCAGCGACAGACGGTCGTTGTACTTGTCCGAGCCGATGCGGTCGGTGTAGCCCGTGGCCACGACCACTTCGACGTTCATGCCTTGGATCTTCGCGGCCAGTTCGTCAAGCTTCTGCTTGCCGGCCGGCTTCAGGATGGCCTTGTCGAAGTCGAACAGCGTATCGGCTTGGTACGTAATCTTCTGGCTCGTGATGGCCGGAGCAACCGGTGCGACCGGTGCCGGGGCCGGTGCTTGGGCGACCAGCGCGCCGTCGCACTTCGCGTTGGCGGTGGCCGGCGTCCAGAACGCATCGCGCCAGCAGAGCTCGTTCGTGCCGTTCATCCACACCCATTCGCCCGTGCCATTCACCCAGTTGTCATTCACGGCTTGTCGCGACGCCGGCACCGACTGTGCCGAAGCGGATGCAGCCATAACTGCGGTAGCTGCAATGAACGCGAGCTTTGAAAGTTTATTCATATTTCTCCTCTCGAAATTGAGATTACCGCAGGTTTACTGCGAGCCTGTTGACGATGACAAGTCATACATTGCTCGAAGTATAACATTGGTGCGGCACAAAAAACGCGGCACCGCTCTGTGTAGACTTCGAGCAGCGTCTAACTTTCAGTGCGTTGGCATTTTGCCATATCGTTCCCTTCCCACGAAAAAAAATCCTCCCCACCCTAACATCGGTCTATCGATTGTGGCGCGAGTGCAACACCGCTTGCCGCATGTTTAGAAAATTGTCAAGTCCATTGGCAGGGAATTGCAGATTTTTTGAAGTGCGAACCTTTCGTTAGCCCTTTTGTGTTTTTTTGTGTGCGTATCGGCGGCCAGGGCGGGCAGGCAGGGCGCGAAGCGGCCGGCGATCCGCTCGCGCAAGTTTCGCCATTCTTATATAGAGGGCCCCGCGTTGGGGCGGGTTGGGGCGCATGTTAGAATCGCACGTTGCGTCGCGCGAGCGGCGCCCACGCGAAAGGCGGCCCCGTCTTCGCTCCGAAAAGATACGGATACATGGATCAATTCGCCAAAGAGACCCTGCCCACCTCCCTCGAGGAGGAAATGCGCAAGTCGTATCTCGATTACGCCATGAGCGTGATCGTCGGACGTGCCCTTCCGGATGTCCGCGATGGCTTGAAGCCCGTGCACCGGCGCGTGCTGTTCGCGATGCACGAGTTGAACAACGACTGGAACCGGCCCTACAAGAAGTCCGCGCGTATCGTCGGCGACGTGATCGGTAAATACCATCCGCACGGCGACACTGCGGTCTACGACACGATCGTCCGGATGGCCCAGGATTTCTCGCTGCGCTACATGCTCGTCGACGGCCAGGGCAACTTCGGCTCGGTCGACGGCGACAACGCGGCCGCGATGCGCTACACCGAAATCCGGATGGCCAAGATCGGCCACGAACTGCTTGCGGACATCGACAAGGAAACCGTCGACTTCGGCCCGAACTACGACGGCAGCGAGATGCAGCCGCTCATCCTGCCGTCGCGGATTCCGAACCTCCTCATCAACGGTTCGTCGGGGATCGCGGTCGGCATGGCGACCAACATTCCGCCGCACAACCTGAACGAGGTCGTCGACGCATGCCTGTACCTGCTGAACAATCCGCAGGCGAGCGTCGACGAGCTGATCGAGATCATCCCCGCGCCCGATTTCCCGACGGCGGGCATCATCTACGGCGTTGCCGGCGTGCGCGATGGCTACCGCACCGGCCGCGGGCGCGTCGTGATGCGCGCGGCCACGCACTTCGAGGAGATCGACCGCGGCCAGCGGATGGCGATCATCGTCGACGAGCTGCCGTACCAGGTCAACAAGCGCTCGCTGCTCGAGCGGATCGCCGAGCTCGTCAACGAGAAGAAGCTCGAGGGCATCTCCGACATTCGCGACGAGTCGGACAAGAGCGGCATGCGGGTCGTGATCGAGCTCAAGCGCGGCGAGGTGCCCGAGGTCGTGCTGAACAACCTGTACAAGGCGACTCAGCTGCAGGACACGTTCGGCATGAACATGGTCGCGCTCGTCGACAACCAGCCGAAGCTCCTGAATCTGAGGGAGATCCTGCAGTGCTTCCTGTCGCATCGGCGCGAAGTGCTGACGCGGCGCACAGTCTACGAACTGCGCAAGGCGCGCGAGCGCGGCCACGTGCTCGAAGGTCTCGCCGTCGCGCTCGCGAACATCGACGAGTTCATCGCGATCATCAAGGCCGCGCCGACGCCGCCGATCGCGAAGCAGGAGCTGATGGCGAAGTCGTGGGATTCGTCGCTCGTGCGCGAGATGCTCACGCGCGCGGAGGCGGAGAACGCGGCGGCGGGCGGGCGCGCGGCGTACCGCCCGGAAGGGCTGAGCCCGGCGTTCGGCATGCAGGGCGACGGCCTGTACCGTTTGTCCGACACGCAGGCGCAGGAAATCCTCCAGATGCGCCTGCAACGCCTGACGGGCCTCGAGCAGGACAAGATCATCGGCGAATATCGCGACGTGATGGCGCAGATCGCGGATTTGCTGGATATCCTGGCCCGCCCCGAGCGGATCACGGTGATGATCGGCGAAGAACTGGCTGCGGTGAAGGCCGAGTTCGGCGATGCGCGCCGCTCGAAGATCGAGCTGAACGCGACCGAGCTGAACACCGAAGACCTGATTACTCCGCAGGACATGGTGGTCACGATGTCGCACGCGGGCTATGTGAAGTCGCAGCCGCTGTCCGAGTACCGCGCGCAGAAGCGCGGTGGCCGCGGCAAGCAGGCGACGCAGATGAAAGAAGACGACTGGATCGAGACGCTCTTCATCGCGAACACGCACGACTACATCCTGTGCTTCTCGAACCGCGGCCGCGTGTACTGGGTCAAGGTCTACGAGGTGCCGCAGGGCTCGCGCAACTCGCGCGGCCGTCCGATCGTCAACATGTTCCCGCTGCAGGACGGCGAGAAGATCAACGTCGTGCTGCCCGTGAAGGAATTCTCGGCCGACAAGTACGTGTTCATGACGACGGCTTTGGGCACGGTCAAGAAGACGCCGCTCGAAGCGTTCAGCCGCCCGATGAAGAAGGGCATCATCGCGGTCGGCCTCGACGACGGCGACTATCTGATCGGCGCGGCGATCACCGACGGTGCGCACGACGTGATGCTGTTCTCCGACGCCGGCAAGGCGGTGCGCTTCGACGAGAACGACGTGCGTCCGATGGGCCGCGAGGCGCGCGGCGTGCGCGGGATGCAGCTCGACGACGGGCAGCAGGTGATCGCGATGCTCGTCGCGGGCAGCGAGGAGCAGTCGGTGCTGACCGCGACCGAGAACGGCTACGGCAAGCGCACGCCGATCACCGAGTACACGCGCCACGGGCGCGGCACGAAGGGGATGATCGCGATCCAGACGTCCGAGCGCAACGGCCGCGTCGTTGCGGCGACGCTCGTCGACACCGAGGATCAGATCATGCTGATCACGACGGCGGGCGTGCTGATCCGCACGCGCGTATCGGAGATCCGCGAGATGGGGCGGGCGACGCAAGGTGTTACACTCATCAGTCTCGATGAAGGCACCAAGCTTTCGGGTCTGCAGCAGATCGCCGAGGCGGACGCCGATGCCGACGACGACGCGTCGGAGGCCGGCGACGCCTGAGTCAGGTTGTGACCGTCGAGCCGCCGCCCGGCGCGCGCGCAAAGATGTGGCGTGAGGGGGGCGGCGTATAAACTGTGCATATTTTCATGAGGGAGTGATGATGCAAAAACGATTCAAGCAACTGGTCCTGCTGGCGGCGATGGTTCCGGCGTTCGCGATGGCGCAGTCGCTGTCGAACCAGTCCGCGGCTCCGGCGGCCGCTGCTCCGATCGACGCGGACAAGAAGGCGGCGATCAAGGATCTGCTCGACGCAATCGACGCGCCGAAGCTCGTGTCGGCGATCGCGAACAGCGCCGAGATGCAGTCGAAGCAGCTCGTGCCGGCGATCCTGTCGGACGCGCTGTCGGAGAACAAGACGCTGAACGACAAGCAGAAGCAGGCCGCCGTGCCGACGCTGCAGAAGAACGCGGTGCCGAAGCTCGTCGACGGCGCGGGCAAGGTGTTCGGCACGCAGCAGTTCACGAACGACGCGATGCAGGCTCAGTACGACGCGTACGCGAAGTACTACAGCACGTCGGAGATCAAGGATCTGACGACGTTCTACAAGAGCCCGACGGGCCGCAAGTTCATCCAGGTGCAGGATCAGGTCGGCCGTGACGTCGTGAACGGCCTGATGCAAAAGTACATGCCGCAGGCGATCAAGGCGACGCGCGACCAGGCCGACAAGGAAGTCGCGGCAGTCAAGCCGGGCAAGTAAGCCGCATCGGCTGAGGCTCGCCGGCCAGGGCGGCGTTCGTCGCCCGCGTTTGGCGGGTTCGTCAGGACAGTGCGATAATGGCCGTTTGCGCAACAGCGCAAGCGGCCATTTTCTTTTCCCGCGCGGCATTCGCGCCGATTCGAAGCGGCCGGGTTCCTTCCGAGGTTTTTCACGATGCGCGTCTTTAATTTCTCCGCCGGTCCCGCGGCGATGCCCGAGGAAGTGCTGCGCCAGGCGGCCGCCGAAATGCTCGACTGGAACGGCAGCGGCATGAGCGTGATGGAAATGAGCCATCGCGGCAAGGAATTCATGTCGATCCACGAGGCGGCGCTCGCCGACCTGCGCGAGTTGCTCGACGTGCCCGCGAACTACCGGATTCTGTTCCTGCAGGGCGGGGGGATCGCCGAGAACGCGATCGTGCCGATGAATCTGCTCGGCTCGCGCGCGACGGCCGACTTCGTCATCACGGGCTCGTGGTCGCAGAAGTCGTTCAACGAGGCGAAGAAATACTGCACGCCGCATCTCGCCGCGACGGGCAAGACGGACGCGGGCTACACGCGCGTGCCGGCGTTCTCCGAATGGCGGATGTCCGACGATCCGGCGTATGTGCACCTGTGCACGAACGAGACGATCGACGGCGTCGAGACGTTCGACATCCCCGATCTCGGCAGCGTGCCGCTCGTCGCCGACGTGTCGTCGCACATCCTGTCGCGTCCGATCGAGATCGGGAAGTATGGTGCGATCTTCGGCGGCGCGCAGAAGAACATCGGAATGGCGGGCGTGACGCTCGTGATCGTGCGCGAGGATTTGCTCGACCGAGCGCTGTCGATCTGCCCGTCGGCATTCGAATGGAAGACGGTCGCGCTCAACAACTCGCTCTACAATACGCCGCCCACCTACGCGATCTACATCGCGGGGCTCGTGTTCAAGTGGCTCAAGGCGCAGGGTGGCCTGGCCGAGATCGAGAAGCGCAACGTCGAAAAATCGAAGCTGCTGTACGACGCGATCGACGCGAGCAGCTTCTATCTGAACAAGGTCGAGAAATCGGCGCGTTCGCGGATGAACGTGCCGTTCTTCCTCGCCGACGAATCGCGCAACGAAGACTTCCTCGCCGGCGCTAAAGAGCGCGGGCTGCTGCAGT
Above is a window of Burkholderia thailandensis E264 DNA encoding:
- a CDS encoding class I SAM-dependent methyltransferase, yielding MRIPELALFLRAWLRNPRQVGALAPSGPALAALMTAQIPGDSARVIELGAGTGVFTRELLSRGVAADRLVLVEADPAFAATLRRRFPALRVMNMDAAELGITHGLFGDARASTVVSGLPLVAMPVEQAIAIVHGAFAMHLGPGGAFYQFTYLPRCPIPARRLAAIGIRAERIGIAWANVPPAAVYRLQRHADFSGSPSSLGHPWPGARPPSTAA
- the gph gene encoding phosphoglycolate phosphatase (PGP is an essential enzyme in the glycolate salvage pathway in higher organisms (photorespiration in plants). Phosphoglycolate results from the oxidase activity of RubisCO in the Calvin cycle when concentrations of carbon dioxide are low relative to oxygen. This enzyme is a member of the Haloacid Dehalogenase (HAD) superfamily of aspartate-nucleophile hydrolase enzymes (PF00702).), with amino-acid sequence MSSSSPSFAASQSGAPRLEACEAVLFDLDGTLADTAPDLAAAVNKMQRSRGAAPTPLDALRPLASAGARGLIGGAFGIVPADAEFDALRDEFLANYATDLCVHTTLFPGIGALLDDLDARGVRWGIVTNKAARFTDPLVALLGLAARAACVVSGDTASHPKPHPAPLLHAAQSLSLAPERIVYVGDDLRDIQAGSAAGMPTVAAAYGYCGDGVAPADWQAQHLVETTDDLQRLLRVLRYND
- the ubiG gene encoding bifunctional 2-polyprenyl-6-hydroxyphenol methylase/3-demethylubiquinol 3-O-methyltransferase UbiG, which gives rise to MTNADPHELQKFSDLAHKWWDPNAEFKPLHDLNPIRLNWIDAHAHLPGKRVVDIGCGGGILSESMASLGAQVKGIDLATEALGVADLHSLESGVSVDYEAIAAEALAAREPGAYDVVTCMEMLEHVPSPANIVAACATLVKPGGWVFFSTLNRNLKSYLLAVIGAEYIAQMLPKGTHDYARFIRPSELAHFVRAAGLQLVEIKGITYHPLAKRFALSNDTDVNYLVACRRSV
- the ompA gene encoding outer membrane protein OmpA; translated protein: MNKLSKLAFIAATAVMAASASAQSVPASRQAVNDNWVNGTGEWVWMNGTNELCWRDAFWTPATANAKCDGALVAQAPAPAPVAPVAPAITSQKITYQADTLFDFDKAILKPAGKQKLDELAAKIQGMNVEVVVATGYTDRIGSDKYNDRLSLRRAQAVKSYLVSKGVPANKVYTEGKGKRNPITGNTCKQKNRKQLIACLAPDRRVEVEVVGTQEVQKTTVPAK
- the gyrA gene encoding DNA gyrase subunit A, whose translation is MDQFAKETLPTSLEEEMRKSYLDYAMSVIVGRALPDVRDGLKPVHRRVLFAMHELNNDWNRPYKKSARIVGDVIGKYHPHGDTAVYDTIVRMAQDFSLRYMLVDGQGNFGSVDGDNAAAMRYTEIRMAKIGHELLADIDKETVDFGPNYDGSEMQPLILPSRIPNLLINGSSGIAVGMATNIPPHNLNEVVDACLYLLNNPQASVDELIEIIPAPDFPTAGIIYGVAGVRDGYRTGRGRVVMRAATHFEEIDRGQRMAIIVDELPYQVNKRSLLERIAELVNEKKLEGISDIRDESDKSGMRVVIELKRGEVPEVVLNNLYKATQLQDTFGMNMVALVDNQPKLLNLREILQCFLSHRREVLTRRTVYELRKARERGHVLEGLAVALANIDEFIAIIKAAPTPPIAKQELMAKSWDSSLVREMLTRAEAENAAAGGRAAYRPEGLSPAFGMQGDGLYRLSDTQAQEILQMRLQRLTGLEQDKIIGEYRDVMAQIADLLDILARPERITVMIGEELAAVKAEFGDARRSKIELNATELNTEDLITPQDMVVTMSHAGYVKSQPLSEYRAQKRGGRGKQATQMKEDDWIETLFIANTHDYILCFSNRGRVYWVKVYEVPQGSRNSRGRPIVNMFPLQDGEKINVVLPVKEFSADKYVFMTTALGTVKKTPLEAFSRPMKKGIIAVGLDDGDYLIGAAITDGAHDVMLFSDAGKAVRFDENDVRPMGREARGVRGMQLDDGQQVIAMLVAGSEEQSVLTATENGYGKRTPITEYTRHGRGTKGMIAIQTSERNGRVVAATLVDTEDQIMLITTAGVLIRTRVSEIREMGRATQGVTLISLDEGTKLSGLQQIAEADADADDDASEAGDA
- a CDS encoding DUF2059 domain-containing protein, producing the protein MQKRFKQLVLLAAMVPAFAMAQSLSNQSAAPAAAAPIDADKKAAIKDLLDAIDAPKLVSAIANSAEMQSKQLVPAILSDALSENKTLNDKQKQAAVPTLQKNAVPKLVDGAGKVFGTQQFTNDAMQAQYDAYAKYYSTSEIKDLTTFYKSPTGRKFIQVQDQVGRDVVNGLMQKYMPQAIKATRDQADKEVAAVKPGK
- the serC gene encoding 3-phosphoserine/phosphohydroxythreonine transaminase; amino-acid sequence: MRVFNFSAGPAAMPEEVLRQAAAEMLDWNGSGMSVMEMSHRGKEFMSIHEAALADLRELLDVPANYRILFLQGGGIAENAIVPMNLLGSRATADFVITGSWSQKSFNEAKKYCTPHLAATGKTDAGYTRVPAFSEWRMSDDPAYVHLCTNETIDGVETFDIPDLGSVPLVADVSSHILSRPIEIGKYGAIFGGAQKNIGMAGVTLVIVREDLLDRALSICPSAFEWKTVALNNSLYNTPPTYAIYIAGLVFKWLKAQGGLAEIEKRNVEKSKLLYDAIDASSFYLNKVEKSARSRMNVPFFLADESRNEDFLAGAKERGLLQLKGHKSVGGMRASIYNAVPLAGVQALVEYMKDFERRCA